In Candidatus Neomarinimicrobiota bacterium, the genomic stretch GAATCCGGTGGTTGTGGTACCTTGACTAATATTATAAAAGGATACACGGCTGATGCGGCTGTGATTCTGGAACCCACATCATTGAAAGTTTGTCCTATTCAATCCGGCGCTCTTACCTTTCGTTTAACGATTCCGGGCAGAGCGACCCACGCAGCCATGCGATGGGATGGTGTTAGTGCCATTGAAAAATTCAATTTAATTCATCAATCGATTTTAAAATTTGAAAAAGAACGCCACCAATCATTCAATATTAAATATTATGAATCGAAAGATAAGGTGGCGCCCATAAACATCGGCACAATTAAAGGTGGAGAATGGCATTCTACTGTCTCGGAATCTGTTATTGCTGAAGGACGATTTGGCGTCTTTCCCGGTGAATCTGCACAAGAGGCTCGAGAAACATTCGAAAATTATATCCACCAATTCTCTAAAACGGATGAATGGCTGAATGAAAATCCACCAATAGTAGAATGGTTTGAAGGTCAATTTGAATCTGGCCAAACCGATATCAAAGATCCAATCATTCAAGTCCTTTCAGACTCTTTTCTTCATTCAACTGGAGAGCCGCCAACTCTAGAAGGTGTCACCTATGGTTCTGACTTGCGACTCTTCACAAATCATGCCCATATTCCCGCCGTTCTTTTTGG encodes the following:
- a CDS encoding ArgE/DapE family deacylase; this translates as MTNIKHRIDSVVDAAQDEIVSFLQTLVQSPSLANNEGAVQELVSEKLKSLHLDVEKFPVHFDELKNHPAFCDDGFSPDSRVNIVGEWNLNGGGRSLILNGHVDVVPTGSEELWDESPWSGSVKNNRIYGRGSCDMKSGLAAGIFAIQILQNIGFKPNGNVMVQSVVGEESGGCGTLTNIIKGYTADAAVILEPTSLKVCPIQSGALTFRLTIPGRATHAAMRWDGVSAIEKFNLIHQSILKFEKERHQSFNIKYYESKDKVAPINIGTIKGGEWHSTVSESVIAEGRFGVFPGESAQEARETFENYIHQFSKTDEWLNENPPIVEWFEGQFESGQTDIKDPIIQVLSDSFLHSTGEPPTLEGVTYGSDLRLFTNHAHIPAVLFGPGDVRLAHAANEYVKIEEVLLTVKIIANLIVDWCGETIE